The Cupriavidus nantongensis genome has a segment encoding these proteins:
- a CDS encoding dienelactone hydrolase family protein: MNAADLPPERGFITYTDGTTVFEGYLARPAAMAASRTPCVVLAHEWSGLNAAMRRCADRFAALGYPCFAVDVYGKGVRGDEQGDNAHLMDPLLADRRLLRQRLLAGFAAATRLPGVDPRRMAAVGYCFGGLCALDLARAAAPGLVAAVSFHGVLQPPRIGAQGPIDASVLLLHGWEDPVAPPADVLAIATELTQAGADWQLHAYGHARHAFTFEGANFPERGIVYDAAADRRSWAACAAFLAERFAAAA, from the coding sequence ATGAACGCTGCAGACCTGCCGCCGGAGCGCGGCTTTATCACCTATACGGATGGCACCACGGTCTTCGAGGGCTACCTCGCCAGGCCGGCCGCGATGGCCGCGTCACGCACGCCGTGCGTGGTGCTGGCCCATGAGTGGAGCGGCCTGAACGCGGCGATGCGCCGCTGCGCCGATCGCTTCGCGGCACTGGGCTATCCCTGCTTTGCCGTCGACGTGTACGGCAAGGGCGTGCGCGGCGACGAGCAGGGCGACAACGCGCACCTGATGGACCCGCTGCTGGCCGACCGCCGCCTGCTGCGGCAGCGGCTGCTGGCGGGGTTTGCCGCGGCCACGCGCTTGCCGGGCGTGGACCCGCGGCGGATGGCCGCGGTGGGCTACTGCTTTGGCGGCCTGTGTGCGCTGGACCTGGCGCGCGCCGCCGCGCCCGGCCTGGTGGCCGCGGTCAGCTTCCATGGCGTGCTGCAGCCGCCGCGCATCGGCGCGCAGGGCCCCATCGACGCCAGCGTGCTGCTGCTGCACGGCTGGGAAGATCCCGTGGCGCCGCCCGCGGACGTGCTCGCCATCGCCACGGAGCTGACGCAGGCCGGCGCCGACTGGCAGCTGCACGCCTATGGCCATGCGCGGCATGCGTTTACGTTCGAGGGCGCCAACTTCCCGGAGCGCGGCATCGTCTATGATGCCGCGGCCGACCGGCGTTCGTGGGCGGCATGCGCGGCGTTCCTGGCGGAGCGGTTCGCGGCAGCGGCGTAG
- a CDS encoding 4'-phosphopantetheinyl transferase family protein, whose protein sequence is MDRRNPPHAAFPLRLASPLPQLSLWQVDLNDPAHAAAIAAARCLCDSEQAHCATLRQPADRRRFTGARVALRTVLAQRLECAPSTLRFRTGSHGKPYVEGTLAPAFNVAHAGDYAWIALAEAGGDVGVDIERIDPALGAPALRELAAHCLTPRERAWLALVPADAWPRAFFLRWTAKEALLKALGLGIADHLQHVSVVADGRGGMGRLAVVPESGQLAGQLAAHAAALARMRLYRLAAPDGYAAAIAWVPPA, encoded by the coding sequence ATGGACCGTCGAAACCCTCCCCATGCCGCCTTTCCGCTCCGTCTCGCGTCGCCGCTGCCGCAGTTGTCGCTGTGGCAGGTGGACCTGAACGACCCTGCGCATGCGGCGGCGATTGCAGCGGCCCGCTGCCTGTGCGACAGCGAGCAGGCGCATTGCGCCACGCTGCGCCAGCCAGCGGATCGCCGGCGCTTCACCGGCGCGCGCGTGGCCTTGCGTACCGTGCTGGCGCAGCGGCTGGAGTGCGCGCCGTCCACGCTGCGTTTCCGCACCGGCAGCCATGGCAAGCCTTATGTCGAAGGCACGCTGGCACCGGCGTTCAACGTCGCGCATGCGGGAGACTACGCGTGGATCGCGCTGGCGGAAGCCGGCGGGGATGTCGGCGTCGATATCGAGCGGATCGACCCGGCGCTGGGTGCGCCGGCGCTGCGCGAGCTGGCCGCGCATTGCCTGACGCCGCGCGAGCGCGCCTGGCTGGCGCTGGTGCCGGCCGACGCCTGGCCGCGCGCGTTCTTCCTGCGATGGACGGCCAAGGAAGCGCTGCTGAAGGCGCTGGGCCTGGGGATTGCCGACCACCTGCAGCATGTGTCGGTGGTGGCGGACGGGCGGGGCGGCATGGGCCGCCTCGCCGTGGTGCCTGAATCGGGCCAACTCGCCGGCCAACTCGCCGCGCATGCCGCGGCGCTGGCACGGATGCGGTTGTACCGGCTTGCCGCGCCGGACGGTTACGCGGCGGCGATCGCCTGGGTGCCGCCGGCCTGA
- a CDS encoding helix-turn-helix domain-containing protein, with the protein MFHVLPPCPSLTPYVDGYWFVQDLEGAYAGSDITTCPYPGAVLSVNFGRPNAMVGGPTVPTVSLLGFQSGSRRWQSWSDTYFVMVMLSGAGLARLFPGIGPDCRDRLLDLAGYLGDRDSHALSADLSAAWMPARIVARLDAWLLRRLATLREPAALPSMRAAHALLREGRQVQEVASLMSVSRRQLNRWFAQQLGMGPKQLMELERLQHSIQAVQRGVGDALDGYSDQAHQIRAWRRRVAQTPGAYARSGQSPLAASFGQRPAGAPAFYL; encoded by the coding sequence ATGTTCCACGTCCTCCCCCCATGCCCATCGCTGACACCCTATGTCGACGGCTACTGGTTCGTGCAGGACCTGGAGGGCGCCTACGCCGGCAGTGATATCACCACCTGCCCGTACCCGGGCGCGGTGCTGTCGGTCAACTTCGGCCGTCCGAACGCGATGGTGGGCGGCCCCACCGTGCCGACGGTATCGCTGCTGGGCTTCCAGTCGGGCAGCCGGCGCTGGCAGTCGTGGTCCGATACGTATTTCGTCATGGTCATGCTGAGCGGTGCCGGGCTGGCGCGGCTGTTTCCGGGCATCGGCCCAGACTGCAGGGACCGGCTGTTGGATCTCGCGGGTTACCTGGGAGACCGGGACAGCCACGCGCTCAGCGCCGACCTGAGCGCCGCCTGGATGCCCGCGCGCATCGTTGCCCGGCTCGATGCCTGGCTGCTGCGGCGGCTGGCGACGCTGCGGGAGCCGGCGGCGCTGCCGTCGATGCGCGCAGCGCACGCGCTGTTGCGCGAGGGGAGGCAGGTGCAGGAAGTCGCCAGCCTGATGTCGGTCAGCCGGCGCCAGCTGAACCGCTGGTTCGCGCAGCAGCTGGGGATGGGACCAAAGCAGTTGATGGAGCTGGAGCGCCTGCAGCACAGCATCCAGGCAGTACAGCGCGGCGTGGGCGATGCGCTGGACGGCTACAGCGACCAGGCCCACCAGATCCGCGCATGGCGCCGCCGCGTGGCGCAGACACCGGGCGCGTATGCGCGCAGTGGGCAGTCGCCGTTGGCGGCATCCTTCGGGCAGCGCCCGGCCGGCGCGCCGGCGTTCTACCTGTGA
- a CDS encoding TetR/AcrR family transcriptional regulator, protein MSEDDRMARKRKQTRDRIAATAHALFERDGYEAVTMEQIAAEADVARGTLYNHFPVKEAVLVHWMHNQLQEDLQAAVGDYVLSRETFVARVATLWHGSASWWEHHRQYAAPYIRFRFQQVRDGMEQQTSSDMLSLYVQLIEQAQQAAEIRSDAAAERLAHYLHFLYLGAVMTWLSDADVGLEDELGKALDFFMQGAAQTDDTAPGTRRHAARSRRR, encoded by the coding sequence ATGAGCGAAGACGATCGGATGGCCCGTAAAAGGAAGCAGACGCGTGACCGCATCGCGGCCACCGCGCACGCGTTATTCGAACGCGACGGATACGAAGCGGTCACGATGGAACAGATCGCGGCAGAGGCGGATGTTGCAAGAGGCACGCTCTACAACCACTTCCCCGTCAAAGAGGCGGTGCTGGTGCACTGGATGCACAACCAACTCCAGGAAGACCTGCAAGCGGCGGTGGGGGATTACGTTCTGAGCCGGGAGACCTTCGTCGCACGCGTGGCAACGCTGTGGCATGGATCGGCCAGCTGGTGGGAACACCACCGCCAGTATGCGGCGCCATATATCCGCTTCCGCTTCCAGCAAGTGCGTGATGGCATGGAGCAGCAGACCAGTTCGGACATGCTTTCCTTGTATGTTCAGCTCATCGAACAGGCACAACAGGCCGCAGAGATCCGGTCTGATGCGGCGGCCGAGCGCCTGGCGCACTATCTGCATTTCCTGTACCTTGGCGCCGTCATGACCTGGTTAAGCGACGCGGACGTGGGCCTGGAAGACGAGCTTGGCAAGGCGCTGGACTTCTTCATGCAGGGAGCCGCCCAGACTGATGACACCGCGCCCGGTACCAGGCGCCATGCAGCGCGATCGCGAAGGCGATAA
- a CDS encoding GNAT family N-acetyltransferase translates to MTAIDALLIRSERPDDAQAITQVTQAAFAVATHSSGTEQLIVTALRAAGQLEISLVAELSGNVVGHVAISPVEISDGSARWYGLGPVSVLPAHQGIGVGSQLIRAALDRLKQSGAQGCVVLGEPAYYSRFGFAAQPSLVLPGVPAEYFQAIAFGPHVPSGVVKYHESFEVKS, encoded by the coding sequence ATGACCGCGATTGATGCGCTCCTGATCAGGAGCGAGCGTCCGGACGACGCACAGGCAATTACCCAGGTGACACAGGCCGCGTTCGCAGTCGCCACCCACTCCAGTGGCACGGAACAGCTGATCGTCACGGCCCTGAGGGCGGCCGGACAGTTGGAGATCTCGCTTGTCGCGGAACTGTCCGGCAACGTGGTCGGCCATGTCGCCATTTCCCCGGTCGAAATCTCGGACGGAAGTGCGCGATGGTACGGACTGGGTCCGGTATCGGTGCTGCCTGCTCATCAAGGCATCGGGGTGGGGTCGCAGCTCATCCGTGCGGCCCTGGATCGCCTGAAGCAGTCCGGCGCGCAAGGCTGCGTGGTACTGGGGGAACCGGCCTACTATTCCCGCTTTGGATTCGCGGCGCAGCCGTCGCTCGTACTGCCCGGGGTTCCGGCAGAGTACTTTCAAGCCATTGCGTTCGGCCCGCACGTGCCCTCGGGTGTGGTCAAGTATCACGAGTCATTCGAGGTAAAAAGCTAG
- the oxlT gene encoding oxalate/formate MFS antiporter: MSNPSAMGMGVNQVPEGTRWIQLIVGVICMIATANIQYAWTLFVPEIQDTYGWSRASIQVAFTVFVLVQTWLAPIEGYFIDKFGPRMMVAFGAVFIGAAWCINSQATTLMGFYVGAAVGGLGVGSIYATCINNALKWFPDRRGLAVGLTAGGYGAGSAATILPIAAMIESQGFQHTFLFFGLLQGSLAFVAAWFLRSPKSHEVRASAKLVQATRDYTLKEALCTKLFWLMLLMFVLVVTGGMMAVAQLGVIAKDLGVKEFQVDLHFFVMAALPLALMLDRIMNGISRPLFGWISDNIGREKTMVIAFTLEGLGIIALGYFGSNPYAFLILSGVVFLAWGEVYSLFSALAGDAFGTKHIGKIYGVLYTAKGIGALFVPIGNLMMEATGTWSTVLYTVAAMDLTAAFLAIMVLRPVLKSHVATARSLFSKETAAAGTQVPA; encoded by the coding sequence ATGAGTAATCCATCGGCAATGGGGATGGGCGTCAATCAGGTCCCCGAAGGCACTCGCTGGATCCAGCTGATCGTGGGGGTGATCTGCATGATCGCCACCGCCAACATCCAGTACGCATGGACCCTGTTCGTGCCGGAGATCCAGGACACCTACGGCTGGTCCCGCGCCAGCATCCAGGTCGCATTTACCGTGTTCGTGCTGGTGCAGACCTGGCTGGCACCGATCGAAGGCTACTTTATCGACAAGTTCGGGCCACGCATGATGGTGGCGTTCGGCGCGGTGTTTATCGGCGCGGCCTGGTGCATCAACTCGCAGGCGACCACGCTGATGGGCTTCTACGTCGGCGCGGCGGTGGGCGGGCTGGGCGTAGGCTCGATCTACGCCACCTGCATCAACAACGCCCTCAAGTGGTTCCCGGACCGCCGCGGCCTGGCCGTGGGCCTGACCGCGGGCGGCTACGGCGCGGGCTCGGCGGCGACCATCCTGCCGATCGCGGCGATGATCGAGTCGCAGGGCTTCCAGCACACCTTCCTGTTCTTCGGCCTGCTGCAGGGCTCGCTCGCCTTCGTCGCGGCGTGGTTCCTGCGTTCGCCGAAGTCGCATGAAGTCCGGGCCTCGGCCAAGCTGGTCCAGGCCACCCGCGACTACACGCTCAAGGAAGCGCTGTGCACCAAGCTGTTCTGGCTGATGCTGCTGATGTTCGTGCTGGTCGTCACCGGCGGCATGATGGCCGTGGCGCAGCTCGGCGTGATCGCCAAGGACCTCGGCGTGAAGGAGTTCCAGGTCGACCTGCACTTCTTCGTGATGGCCGCGCTGCCGCTGGCGCTGATGCTGGACCGGATCATGAACGGGATCTCGCGTCCGCTGTTCGGCTGGATCTCGGACAACATCGGCCGCGAAAAGACCATGGTGATCGCCTTTACGCTGGAAGGGCTGGGCATCATCGCGCTGGGCTACTTCGGCAGCAACCCGTACGCGTTCCTGATCCTGTCCGGGGTGGTGTTCCTGGCCTGGGGCGAGGTCTACTCCTTGTTCTCGGCGCTCGCCGGCGATGCCTTCGGCACCAAGCACATCGGCAAGATCTACGGCGTGCTCTACACCGCCAAGGGTATCGGCGCACTGTTCGTGCCGATCGGCAACCTGATGATGGAAGCGACCGGCACCTGGTCCACCGTGCTCTACACGGTCGCCGCAATGGACCTGACCGCGGCCTTCCTGGCGATCATGGTGCTGCGGCCGGTGCTGAAGAGCCACGTCGCCACCGCCCGGAGCCTGTTCTCGAAAGAGACCGCGGCAGCCGGAACGCAGGTACCTGCCTGA
- a CDS encoding RNA polymerase factor sigma-70, translating into MLSLTEPGLRAAPRLAGDSLLGLFVANRRALVGAAARIVGTRDQAEDVVQDAFLRLRGMADEPSIRCRLSYLFQVVRNLAIDTYRRQTLEQKWMAPEDEGINAPSPTTTPDIIAMDRQALCALAGALAELPERTQRAFEMCRLQGMTQKEIASELGVSPTLVNFMVRDACIHCRARLTRQQAI; encoded by the coding sequence ATGCTTTCGCTGACCGAACCAGGCCTACGTGCCGCTCCCCGCCTGGCAGGCGATTCCCTGCTCGGACTATTCGTAGCCAACCGGCGCGCGCTGGTCGGTGCCGCGGCGCGCATCGTGGGCACCCGCGACCAGGCCGAAGATGTGGTCCAAGACGCGTTCCTGCGCCTGCGCGGCATGGCCGACGAGCCGTCGATCCGCTGCCGGCTCAGCTACCTGTTCCAGGTGGTGCGCAACCTCGCCATCGACACCTACCGCCGCCAGACGCTCGAGCAGAAATGGATGGCGCCCGAAGACGAAGGCATCAACGCGCCGTCGCCGACCACCACGCCCGACATCATCGCCATGGATCGCCAGGCGCTGTGCGCGCTGGCCGGCGCGCTGGCGGAACTGCCCGAGCGCACCCAGCGCGCGTTCGAGATGTGCCGGCTGCAGGGCATGACGCAGAAGGAGATCGCGTCGGAGCTGGGGGTCTCGCCGACGCTCGTGAATTTCATGGTGCGCGACGCCTGCATCCATTGCCGCGCCAGGCTGACACGGCAACAGGCGATCTGA
- a CDS encoding phytoene desaturase family protein — translation MRATKESPTIVIGAGLAGLAAALSLSRRGIPVMVVEAQRSAGGCCSTEVSDGYTFNNGAVYVAVPSLLRAAFGRVGLSFDDEVQLACIAKPHATFLDNGTAVHLSTAERSYVDGADHHRRTQVLRDGLARLRDDWRPVYATLVRDVLPEEPSLLRTIGKLWRHLPRMGGHVSGLIASYFPDGDLQAAVASTLLYTGLAPDRLPATQIIGLLALLEEGFHLPRGGMGAISDALLRALQSQSVSVRFGTRVKEIVVSDGGVHGVVLTDGEHLPASHVIATCSGLGVVKNLLRAADVPRSLAAKANKAPLSHRAISIQIGYSGAAAADAFIVNHVPAMEQQGGLHVLKPNVPQWISYTQPTRVLPELAPAGRHIIELYAPASDIRSVSEWNPAWTDSALERYLDALQKRVPGITIETTRVLDPQGFARERHLYEGALYGIAPGSPPHRFLPHRTPVSGLYLGGQTTFPGYGVPSAMLSGIQSAESLVADLSRSR, via the coding sequence ATGCGTGCAACGAAAGAATCTCCCACGATAGTCATCGGGGCCGGGCTGGCAGGACTGGCCGCCGCGCTTTCGCTGTCTCGTCGTGGCATCCCGGTGATGGTTGTGGAGGCGCAGCGGAGCGCGGGCGGATGCTGTTCGACCGAGGTGTCCGACGGATATACCTTCAACAATGGCGCGGTCTACGTGGCCGTGCCCTCATTGCTTCGTGCCGCCTTCGGGCGCGTGGGCCTGAGCTTCGATGACGAAGTCCAACTCGCCTGCATCGCAAAGCCCCACGCGACTTTCCTGGACAATGGCACCGCCGTGCACCTTTCAACCGCGGAGCGCTCGTACGTGGACGGCGCCGACCACCACCGCCGGACGCAGGTGCTGCGAGACGGGCTGGCCAGGCTACGGGACGATTGGCGTCCGGTATACGCAACCCTGGTTCGCGACGTGCTTCCGGAAGAACCGTCGCTGCTACGTACGATCGGCAAACTCTGGAGGCACCTGCCGCGAATGGGCGGGCACGTAAGCGGCCTGATCGCGTCCTATTTTCCGGACGGGGATCTGCAGGCTGCTGTCGCGTCCACGTTGCTCTACACGGGGCTCGCACCCGACCGGCTCCCCGCGACACAGATCATCGGCTTGCTGGCTTTGCTGGAGGAAGGCTTTCACCTGCCGCGCGGCGGCATGGGCGCCATTAGCGATGCGCTGCTGCGAGCCCTGCAGAGTCAATCCGTCTCGGTGCGCTTCGGTACGAGGGTCAAGGAAATCGTCGTCAGCGACGGTGGGGTGCATGGCGTTGTGCTGACCGACGGAGAACACCTCCCGGCCTCGCACGTCATCGCGACGTGTTCGGGATTGGGTGTCGTGAAGAACCTGCTGCGAGCCGCTGACGTCCCGCGAAGCCTGGCCGCAAAGGCAAACAAGGCGCCGTTGTCGCACCGGGCCATCTCCATCCAGATCGGATATTCCGGTGCCGCGGCAGCCGACGCGTTCATCGTCAACCATGTGCCGGCGATGGAACAACAAGGCGGCCTGCACGTTCTGAAACCCAACGTCCCGCAATGGATTTCGTACACGCAGCCTACGCGAGTTCTGCCGGAACTGGCACCCGCGGGCAGGCATATCATCGAGCTGTACGCGCCCGCCAGCGATATTCGCTCGGTATCAGAGTGGAATCCGGCATGGACGGATTCGGCACTGGAGAGATACCTGGACGCGTTGCAGAAGCGGGTCCCCGGCATAACCATCGAAACGACCCGCGTGCTCGATCCGCAGGGCTTTGCCCGGGAACGACACTTGTATGAAGGTGCGCTGTATGGAATTGCCCCGGGTTCTCCACCCCACCGGTTCCTGCCGCATCGGACACCGGTCAGCGGACTATACCTGGGCGGACAAACGACGTTCCCGGGCTATGGCGTGCCTTCGGCAATGCTGTCTGGCATACAGTCCGCGGAGTCGCTGGTTGCGGACTTGTCCCGGTCGCGCTGA
- a CDS encoding lysine N(6)-hydroxylase/L-ornithine N(5)-oxygenase family protein — MTLREISPAAHDLVGIGFGPSNLALAIALQEQATAGRPLDAHFIEKQQDYQWHGNTLVAQSEMQISFLKDLVSMRNPTSPYSFINYLHRHGRLVDFINLRTFYPSRMEYNDYLRWAASHFAAQCSHGEEVARIEPEAQGGRIGRVRVVSVDAQGRERTRLARAIVLSTGGTPRIPEAFAGLRGDPRLTHHSGYLSWIGTQPCASGKPMRIAVIGAGQSAAEAFIDLHDNYPSVKVDWIIRGAALKPADDSPFVNEIFAPAYTDVVFEQAQAGRDRLIDEYLNTNYSVIDANLIDQIYAMLYRQKVSGQFRVNLLTCKAVQVAQGSAGGIELAIAATAPGAPADTDTRRYDAVVLATGYERESHRRLLAPLARYLGDFSVDRNYRVQAAPELAVPVYLQGFCQSSHGLSDTLLSVLPARAEEIASDIHDALAGERWMAQPAQAGGTQAIAAA, encoded by the coding sequence ATGACGCTACGCGAGATTTCCCCGGCTGCCCACGACCTGGTCGGCATCGGCTTCGGGCCGTCCAACCTGGCCCTGGCGATCGCGCTGCAGGAGCAGGCCACGGCCGGCCGCCCGCTCGACGCCCACTTCATCGAGAAGCAACAGGACTACCAGTGGCACGGCAATACCCTGGTGGCGCAGAGCGAGATGCAGATCTCGTTCCTGAAGGACCTGGTGTCGATGCGCAACCCGACCAGTCCGTACAGCTTTATCAACTACCTGCACCGCCACGGGCGCCTGGTCGATTTCATCAACCTGCGCACGTTCTACCCCAGCCGCATGGAGTACAACGACTACCTGCGCTGGGCCGCCAGCCACTTTGCCGCGCAATGCAGCCACGGCGAGGAAGTGGCACGGATCGAGCCGGAAGCCCAGGGCGGGCGCATCGGGCGCGTGCGGGTGGTGTCGGTCGATGCGCAGGGCCGCGAGCGCACGCGGCTGGCGCGCGCCATCGTGCTGTCGACCGGCGGCACGCCGCGCATTCCGGAAGCGTTTGCCGGCCTGCGCGGCGATCCGCGCCTGACCCACCACAGCGGCTACCTCAGCTGGATCGGCACGCAGCCCTGCGCCAGCGGCAAACCCATGCGCATCGCCGTGATCGGCGCCGGCCAGAGTGCCGCCGAGGCCTTTATCGACCTGCACGACAACTATCCCTCGGTGAAGGTGGACTGGATCATTCGCGGCGCGGCGCTGAAGCCGGCCGACGACAGCCCCTTCGTCAACGAGATCTTCGCGCCGGCCTATACCGATGTGGTGTTCGAGCAGGCGCAGGCAGGCCGCGACCGGCTGATCGACGAATACCTGAACACCAACTACTCGGTCATCGACGCCAACCTGATCGACCAGATCTACGCCATGCTGTACCGGCAGAAGGTGAGCGGGCAGTTCCGCGTCAACCTGCTGACCTGCAAGGCGGTGCAGGTCGCGCAAGGCAGCGCCGGCGGCATCGAGCTGGCCATCGCCGCCACCGCGCCGGGAGCGCCGGCCGATACCGACACGCGCCGCTACGATGCGGTGGTGCTGGCCACCGGCTACGAGCGCGAAAGCCATCGCCGGCTGCTGGCGCCGCTGGCGCGCTACCTGGGCGACTTCAGCGTGGACCGCAACTATCGCGTGCAGGCCGCGCCGGAGCTGGCGGTGCCGGTCTATCTGCAGGGCTTCTGCCAGAGCAGCCACGGCCTCAGCGACACGCTGCTGTCGGTGCTGCCCGCGCGCGCCGAGGAAATCGCCAGCGACATCCACGACGCGCTCGCCGGCGAGCGCTGGATGGCGCAGCCGGCTCAGGCCGGCGGCACCCAGGCGATCGCCGCCGCGTAA
- a CDS encoding Fic family protein — protein MAHAPLGYDALIRQFGLRVPPLRCTSALGDKTGVLSTHTGPDGTTRTVYPRNRYRGGDTTVDHLTFALKKEQLDLTVLAALFEQPQAVQDVRAWLAATPTSRYARLSAFYAKWLAGAQFDYKLPAGAPRVLALDEAEYVTGPSTPDLQFGIQNNHLGPAAFCPVVRRTEKLARWIAADLPGRVGNAIRRLEPELLARAVDYLYLAETRSTYSIEHEIPDNQRVAKFRRLLEYAGQRVPLTEAQLCEWQNEIISGLRAEYSFRDQQNWLSRGGRLRNIADYIPPPPAQLGAMMDGIAAVAALVDSHAANPIVVAACVSFGFVFAHPFYDGNGRLHRFLIHHLLRQAGVTPEGVVLPVSARMLKQLDVYAGLLKAYSAPRTALLNYALDADSDTILIKSPQPYWLYASFDATALCEFVFECIEQCVEQDLAQEIQYLRAYDASVTRLESWLDLRQSRLSNLIDLIVQNHGELSRRKRKLFEDITDSELARIETVVRDEFAEYLERYGSR, from the coding sequence ATGGCTCATGCACCACTAGGCTACGACGCCCTGATCCGCCAGTTCGGCTTGCGCGTGCCGCCGTTGCGCTGCACCTCGGCGCTTGGCGACAAGACCGGCGTGCTCAGCACCCATACCGGCCCGGACGGCACCACGCGCACGGTCTACCCCCGCAACCGCTATCGCGGCGGCGACACCACGGTGGACCACCTCACCTTTGCGCTGAAGAAAGAGCAGCTCGACCTGACCGTGCTGGCGGCACTGTTCGAGCAGCCGCAGGCGGTGCAGGACGTGCGCGCCTGGCTGGCGGCCACGCCCACCTCGCGCTATGCCCGGCTGAGCGCTTTCTATGCCAAATGGCTGGCCGGGGCGCAGTTCGATTACAAGCTGCCGGCGGGAGCGCCGCGGGTGCTGGCGCTGGATGAGGCGGAATACGTGACCGGCCCGTCGACGCCGGACCTGCAGTTCGGCATCCAGAACAATCACCTCGGGCCGGCGGCATTCTGCCCGGTGGTGCGCCGTACCGAGAAGCTGGCGCGGTGGATCGCCGCCGACCTGCCCGGCCGGGTGGGCAATGCCATCCGGCGCCTTGAGCCGGAGTTGCTGGCGCGCGCGGTGGATTATCTCTACCTCGCCGAAACCCGCTCGACCTATTCGATCGAGCATGAGATTCCCGATAACCAGCGCGTCGCCAAGTTCCGGCGGCTGCTGGAGTATGCCGGCCAGCGCGTGCCGCTGACCGAAGCGCAGCTGTGCGAATGGCAGAACGAGATCATCTCGGGCCTGCGCGCCGAATACAGCTTCCGCGACCAGCAGAACTGGCTGTCGCGCGGCGGGCGGCTGCGCAATATCGCGGACTATATCCCGCCGCCACCGGCGCAGCTGGGCGCGATGATGGACGGCATTGCCGCGGTCGCGGCACTGGTCGATTCCCACGCGGCAAACCCGATCGTGGTGGCGGCGTGCGTGTCGTTCGGTTTTGTCTTTGCGCACCCGTTCTATGACGGCAACGGCCGCCTGCACCGGTTCCTGATCCACCATCTGCTGCGCCAGGCCGGCGTCACGCCCGAGGGCGTGGTGCTGCCGGTGTCGGCGCGCATGCTCAAGCAGCTCGACGTCTACGCCGGCCTGCTCAAGGCCTATTCCGCGCCGCGCACGGCGCTGCTCAATTACGCGCTGGATGCGGACAGCGACACCATCCTGATCAAGTCGCCGCAGCCTTACTGGCTCTATGCGTCGTTCGACGCCACCGCGCTGTGCGAATTCGTGTTCGAGTGCATCGAGCAATGCGTCGAGCAGGACCTGGCGCAGGAAATCCAGTACCTGCGCGCGTACGACGCCAGCGTGACCCGGCTCGAAAGCTGGCTCGACCTGCGCCAGTCGCGGCTGTCGAACCTGATCGACCTGATCGTGCAGAACCACGGCGAGCTGTCGCGGCGCAAGCGCAAGCTGTTCGAGGACATTACCGACAGCGAGCTCGCGCGCATCGAAACGGTGGTGCGCGACGAGTTCGCGGAATACCTGGAGCGTTACGGCAGCCGCTGA